One Halobacterium zhouii genomic region harbors:
- a CDS encoding YbaK/EbsC family protein, with protein MHERAAEFAERAREEYGLDIDVHEFDEGTKTAADAADAVGCDVAQIASSIVVSVDGDLVVVVTSGANRVDLDAVAALRGASEGEMADPGDVKEATGWSIGGVPPICHENGVPVLLDETLLEHEEVWAAAGTPTAVWPVEPARLRELADAEAAAVAE; from the coding sequence ATGCACGAGCGAGCGGCCGAGTTCGCCGAGCGGGCGCGCGAGGAGTACGGCCTCGACATCGATGTTCACGAGTTCGACGAGGGCACGAAGACGGCCGCCGACGCCGCGGACGCCGTCGGCTGTGACGTCGCCCAGATCGCCTCCAGCATCGTCGTAAGCGTGGATGGGGACCTGGTGGTCGTGGTGACGAGCGGTGCGAATCGCGTGGATCTGGACGCAGTTGCAGCGCTGCGCGGCGCGAGCGAGGGCGAGATGGCCGACCCTGGAGACGTGAAGGAGGCGACCGGGTGGAGCATCGGCGGTGTGCCACCCATCTGCCACGAGAACGGCGTCCCAGTGTTGCTGGACGAGACGCTACTCGAACACGAGGAGGTGTGGGCGGCGGCGGGCACGCCGACCGCGGTGTGGCCGGTCGAACCGGCGCGACTGCGCGAACTCGCGGACGCGGAGGCGGCGGCCGTCGCGGAGTAG
- a CDS encoding SDR family NAD(P)-dependent oxidoreductase: MLDPDLDGRVALVTGSARGLGSALVRSLADCGASVAVHYHTSADAAREVADEARDAGAPDVTTVQGDVTDPDSVDGLFAAVESDLGSVDVLVNNVGDFAPEHWSDTSFEDWNRVLDTNLTATYLCSKRALPAMRDAEWGRIVNVGYASAEKGLVAPKNFPYFAAKQGVLMFTRMLAADTQDDGVTANAVSPYVLENSDEYPEDAPRGRWASFEDVAQVVRFFCHEDSGYISGENIEVDGGWLPEDV, from the coding sequence ATGCTCGACCCCGACCTCGACGGGCGCGTCGCGCTCGTCACCGGCAGCGCGAGGGGGCTCGGTTCCGCGCTCGTCCGCTCGCTCGCGGACTGCGGCGCTAGCGTCGCTGTCCACTACCACACCAGCGCGGACGCCGCCCGGGAAGTAGCCGACGAGGCCCGCGACGCCGGCGCGCCCGACGTCACGACAGTCCAGGGCGACGTCACGGACCCCGACAGCGTGGACGGTCTGTTCGCCGCCGTGGAGTCAGATCTCGGGAGCGTGGACGTGCTCGTGAACAACGTCGGCGATTTCGCGCCCGAACACTGGAGCGACACCTCGTTCGAGGACTGGAATCGCGTACTCGACACGAACCTCACCGCCACCTACCTCTGCTCGAAGCGCGCGCTCCCCGCGATGCGCGACGCCGAGTGGGGCCGAATCGTCAACGTCGGCTACGCGTCCGCGGAGAAGGGCCTCGTCGCCCCGAAGAACTTCCCGTACTTCGCCGCCAAACAGGGCGTCCTGATGTTCACGCGGATGCTCGCCGCCGACACCCAGGACGACGGCGTCACCGCGAACGCCGTCTCACCATACGTCCTGGAGAACTCCGACGAGTATCCCGAGGACGCGCCGCGCGGCCGCTGGGCGTCCTTCGAGGACGTCGCGCAGGTCGTGCGGTTCTTCTGCCACGAGGACTCCGGGTACATCTCGGGCGAAAATATCGAGGTGGACGGCGGATGGCTGCCGGAAGACGTGTGA
- a CDS encoding AIM24 family protein, whose protein sequence is MDATAEPGASGTLVLDLDAGESVLAATDSLVDHTGGVRVRRPREDALRSVANATSERTPVRVVADENATVRLAPPFHGEVVACSVDHEPVATARTAFLAATDGVRVGADRVGDGPARGDGLFLTTGAGDGTLYLAGRGRVDAITLEAGDERVVTAAHVVAFEERADVTVERAGAQEEATPTCRIQGPATVWVGTRPAVGGRPR, encoded by the coding sequence ATGGACGCGACCGCCGAACCCGGAGCCAGCGGCACGCTCGTCCTGGACCTCGACGCGGGCGAGTCCGTGCTTGCAGCGACGGATTCGCTCGTCGACCACACCGGCGGCGTGCGGGTCAGGCGTCCGCGCGAGGACGCGCTGCGGTCGGTGGCGAATGCGACGAGCGAACGCACGCCGGTCCGCGTCGTCGCCGACGAGAACGCGACGGTCCGTCTCGCGCCGCCGTTCCACGGCGAGGTGGTCGCCTGTAGCGTCGACCACGAACCCGTCGCGACTGCCCGCACAGCGTTCCTCGCGGCGACCGACGGCGTCCGCGTCGGCGCAGACCGCGTCGGCGACGGTCCGGCGCGGGGCGACGGCCTGTTTCTGACCACCGGCGCGGGCGACGGCACGCTGTACCTCGCGGGACGCGGCCGCGTCGACGCAATCACACTCGAAGCAGGGGACGAACGCGTGGTGACTGCGGCCCACGTCGTCGCGTTCGAGGAACGCGCGGACGTGACCGTCGAGCGGGCGGGCGCACAGGAGGAGGCGACGCCGACCTGCCGGATTCAGGGGCCAGCGACGGTCTGGGTCGGGACGAGGCCGGCGGTCGGCGGCCGCCCACGATAA
- a CDS encoding NifU family protein, with protein MSETAGAGDLHERVETWLAGQMPVIQMHGGTSAVRKADPADGEVVIELGGACSGCGISPRTAQTIKIELADEFEAVTDVTVRFTDSDSSDWADGQAESYMGVEQNEGGRGGRGEGSPDSDQHF; from the coding sequence ATGAGCGAGACAGCGGGCGCAGGCGACCTCCACGAACGCGTCGAGACGTGGCTCGCCGGCCAGATGCCCGTCATCCAGATGCACGGCGGCACGAGCGCCGTGCGGAAGGCCGACCCCGCGGACGGCGAGGTCGTCATCGAACTCGGGGGCGCGTGCTCCGGGTGCGGTATCAGCCCGCGCACCGCCCAGACCATCAAGATCGAACTCGCCGACGAGTTCGAGGCGGTGACCGACGTGACTGTCCGGTTCACGGACTCGGACAGCAGCGACTGGGCGGACGGCCAGGCCGAGAGCTACATGGGCGTCGAGCAGAACGAGGGCGGCCGCGGCGGCCGCGGCGAGGGCAGTCCAGATTCCGACCAGCACTTCTGA
- a CDS encoding LVIVD repeat-containing protein, with protein sequence MRRRDVLRATAGATALPLVSTAATATTQDAYEPLGFQRIEGAKEAVVGDDGNTVYVAATTGFVTVDISNAENPETLATRRDLLPDREGGPLSGIYDVKVEGNTLLVVGPANRHDEPSLEGMLVYDVTDPANPTQKSFFETDFPIHNCFLHEGTAYLTANNRQDNPVVIVDVSGDSPTEIARWSIVDYNEAWADVHWYVRTCHDVYVHEDVLYIAHWDAGTWLVDVSDPANPEYVNHFGHYELSELTDVQPGREGLQLPGNSHYVAVNDDATVLASGAEAWDRNPDDERDGGPGGIDLWNISDPQNPEKVAFIEPPLTPDPTYGGVWTTSHNFDFHGDRLYTSWYRGGVKIHDVSDPANPEELAWWRQPDYAKIWAAQFARDGVFVGSDMASAGTNHPMGVYTFPDRAGEQANPPEIDDPSPNTTSGSNATQTATTQTTTVVRTAAEDTTTADATTRTDNVDPGTTTDGESGGNTPGFGVLAGLSAVSAGALAAWRRLGE encoded by the coding sequence ATGCGACGACGCGACGTGTTGCGCGCCACCGCTGGCGCGACAGCCCTCCCACTCGTCAGTACCGCCGCGACAGCGACGACCCAGGACGCCTACGAACCGCTCGGCTTCCAGCGCATCGAAGGGGCCAAGGAAGCCGTCGTCGGCGACGACGGGAACACCGTCTACGTCGCCGCGACGACTGGATTCGTGACAGTGGACATCAGCAACGCCGAGAACCCCGAGACGCTCGCGACCCGCCGTGACCTCCTCCCCGACCGCGAGGGCGGGCCGCTATCGGGCATCTACGACGTGAAGGTCGAGGGGAACACCCTCCTCGTGGTCGGCCCCGCGAACCGCCACGACGAGCCGTCCCTCGAGGGGATGCTCGTCTACGACGTCACCGACCCCGCGAACCCGACCCAGAAGTCCTTCTTCGAGACCGACTTCCCCATCCACAACTGCTTCCTGCACGAGGGCACGGCGTACCTCACCGCGAACAACCGCCAGGACAATCCCGTCGTCATCGTGGACGTCTCCGGGGACAGTCCGACGGAGATTGCCCGCTGGTCCATCGTCGACTACAACGAGGCGTGGGCTGACGTCCACTGGTACGTGCGCACCTGCCACGACGTCTACGTGCACGAGGACGTGCTCTACATCGCTCACTGGGACGCGGGCACGTGGCTGGTCGACGTCAGCGACCCCGCGAACCCCGAGTACGTCAACCACTTCGGGCACTACGAGCTGTCGGAGTTGACGGACGTCCAGCCGGGCAGGGAGGGGCTGCAACTTCCTGGAAACTCCCACTACGTCGCCGTGAACGACGACGCTACCGTGCTCGCGTCGGGCGCGGAGGCGTGGGATCGTAACCCCGACGACGAGCGCGACGGCGGCCCGGGCGGCATCGACCTCTGGAACATCTCCGACCCGCAGAACCCCGAGAAGGTCGCGTTCATCGAACCGCCGCTGACGCCGGATCCCACGTACGGCGGCGTGTGGACGACCTCCCACAACTTCGACTTCCACGGCGACCGCCTCTACACGTCGTGGTACCGCGGCGGCGTGAAGATCCACGATGTCAGCGACCCCGCGAACCCCGAGGAGTTGGCGTGGTGGCGCCAGCCAGATTACGCGAAGATTTGGGCCGCGCAGTTCGCCCGCGACGGCGTGTTCGTCGGCAGCGACATGGCGTCTGCAGGGACGAACCACCCGATGGGCGTCTACACGTTCCCCGACCGCGCGGGTGAACAGGCCAACCCACCCGAAATCGACGACCCTTCCCCGAACACGACGTCGGGGTCCAACGCGACGCAGACGGCGACAACACAGACGACGACAGTGGTGAGGACAGCTGCGGAGGACACGACCACGGCGGACGCCACGACCCGGACCGACAACGTCGACCCGGGCACGACGACCGACGGAGAGTCCGGCGGCAACACGCCCGGGTTCGGCGTACTCGCGGGCTTGTCTGCGGTGTCTGCTGGCGCGCTCGCGGCGTGGCGACGGCTAGGAGAATAG
- a CDS encoding DUF402 domain-containing protein — protein sequence MTSVRVRGIYATALTQRFREADLDVVAASPPIRERFDADLPTREPDADVWMTGDRQGVGIVGDPAAAEDVRAVLAETGVDTLVWDADAPRGAVFDATVERALGSGAVVSLGDSEGDGGEKGTTEGFLPFDAADGYVEEDDDLRVQVHDPNPPWRDDRPVVGTELEVGGALASLVRGVDSLVAGTPGGSTDHELARTTEILPVDVPDEWGVRWQYAAEGAEMDALSGALSGLVERAEELEAVVDNADVEQDGPRVATPEATLWAWFGRESRFALDDARRDVTDTLTGHHRVKAGCEAASAAVDFAESLGAAPGSFPFDAVTDRFGPTEDDSVAIHHGKPAGDCFSLGRGDVVERNVEKAQVTVRREMTGGGTYDALGVDREAGDTATTRFTEGNWWYPTVYRGEEGSVKGTYINVSTPVEVFPDAVRYVDLHVDVIKHADGAVELVDEDELAAAVDAGHVTQELADRALDVAERVRRAVE from the coding sequence ATGACGAGCGTTCGCGTTCGCGGCATCTACGCCACCGCGCTGACCCAGCGGTTTCGGGAAGCAGACCTCGACGTGGTGGCAGCGTCCCCGCCAATCCGCGAGCGATTCGACGCCGACCTCCCCACCCGGGAACCCGACGCCGACGTCTGGATGACCGGCGACCGGCAGGGCGTCGGTATCGTCGGCGACCCCGCGGCCGCCGAGGACGTGCGCGCCGTACTCGCTGAAACCGGCGTCGACACCCTCGTCTGGGACGCCGACGCGCCCCGCGGCGCCGTCTTCGACGCGACCGTCGAGCGCGCACTTGGAAGCGGGGCGGTCGTCTCGCTCGGTGATAGCGAGGGAGACGGGGGCGAAAAAGGCACAACCGAGGGGTTCCTGCCGTTCGACGCCGCCGACGGCTACGTCGAGGAAGACGACGACCTCCGGGTGCAGGTCCACGACCCGAATCCGCCGTGGCGGGACGACCGCCCGGTCGTCGGCACGGAACTCGAGGTCGGGGGCGCGCTCGCGTCTCTCGTTCGCGGCGTCGATTCGCTCGTCGCGGGAACGCCGGGCGGGTCGACTGACCACGAACTCGCGCGCACCACGGAGATTCTCCCCGTCGATGTGCCAGACGAGTGGGGCGTGCGGTGGCAGTACGCCGCAGAGGGCGCCGAGATGGACGCGCTCTCCGGCGCGCTGTCGGGGCTCGTCGAGCGCGCCGAAGAACTCGAAGCGGTCGTCGACAACGCGGATGTCGAACAGGACGGCCCCCGCGTGGCCACCCCGGAGGCCACGCTGTGGGCGTGGTTCGGGCGCGAGTCGCGGTTCGCGCTCGACGACGCGCGGCGCGACGTGACAGACACGCTCACCGGCCACCACCGCGTGAAAGCCGGCTGCGAGGCCGCGAGCGCCGCCGTCGACTTCGCGGAGTCTCTCGGCGCGGCGCCCGGGTCGTTCCCGTTCGACGCCGTCACCGACCGGTTCGGGCCGACCGAGGACGACTCGGTCGCTATCCACCACGGCAAACCCGCGGGCGACTGTTTCTCGCTCGGCCGCGGCGACGTGGTGGAGCGGAACGTCGAGAAAGCACAGGTCACGGTCCGCCGGGAGATGACCGGCGGCGGGACGTACGACGCGCTCGGCGTCGACCGAGAAGCCGGGGACACCGCCACGACGCGATTCACAGAAGGGAACTGGTGGTATCCGACGGTGTACCGGGGTGAGGAAGGGAGCGTGAAGGGGACGTACATCAACGTCTCGACGCCCGTCGAGGTGTTCCCGGACGCCGTCCGCTACGTCGACCTCCACGTCGACGTGATAAAGCACGCCGACGGCGCCGTCGAACTGGTCGACGAGGACGAACTCGCGGCCGCCGTCGACGCCGGCCACGTCACCCAGGAACTCGCGGACCGCGCGCTCGACGTCGCCGAACGCGTGCGTCGCGCGGTCGAGTAA
- a CDS encoding universal stress protein, with amino-acid sequence MALDNVLLAVGPGDADRVDALARATTNVAAPADATVTLAHVFTDDQYEETRQRLGVDQDAAVTPDDVARRHATVQDLADRLADAGVEHAVRGSVGLHGESIVSLTDDTDADLVLVGGRQRSPTGKAVFGSTAQTVLLSSPCPVTFVRGDH; translated from the coding sequence ATGGCTCTCGATAACGTTCTACTCGCCGTCGGCCCCGGCGACGCTGACCGGGTCGACGCTCTCGCGCGGGCGACGACCAACGTCGCGGCACCCGCCGATGCGACGGTGACACTCGCGCACGTATTCACCGACGACCAGTACGAGGAGACGAGACAGCGACTCGGCGTGGACCAGGATGCGGCGGTGACACCGGACGACGTCGCTCGCCGGCACGCGACCGTCCAGGACCTCGCCGACCGCCTCGCGGACGCGGGCGTCGAGCACGCCGTCCGGGGCAGCGTCGGACTGCACGGCGAGTCCATCGTCTCTCTCACCGACGACACGGACGCCGATCTCGTGCTCGTGGGCGGCCGGCAGCGCTCGCCGACCGGGAAGGCGGTGTTCGGCAGCACCGCCCAGACGGTGTTACTGTCCTCGCCGTGTCCGGTGACGTTCGTGCGCGGCGACCACTGA
- a CDS encoding ROK family protein, whose translation MASFVGVDLGATNVRAAVGDDDGRVLATARKRTPHGPNGVAVTEQVLETVRAACDGAGVAPTDVRAAAVGSIGPLDLAEGVAEGPANIPVGTVPLVGPLSNLVGSERVSLYNDAVAGVIGERFYADRNPDDMAYVTISSGIGAGVAVDGNVLAGWDGNAAEIGHMIVDPQGRQTCGCGRDGHWEAYCSGENIPEYARSLAEESGGVETTLPLEDSEFSAKHVFESADDDEFAARVVDRVGFWNAVGVTNIVQAYAPLVVSVGGAVALNNPDRVLAPIREHLETDVFNNVPEVRLTELGDDVVLRGALAAALTGGTGDGSHRA comes from the coding sequence ATGGCGTCTTTCGTGGGGGTCGACCTCGGCGCGACGAACGTGCGCGCCGCCGTGGGCGACGACGACGGTCGTGTGCTCGCGACGGCCCGGAAGCGCACTCCGCACGGTCCGAACGGCGTCGCCGTCACAGAACAGGTTCTCGAGACGGTGCGCGCCGCGTGTGATGGGGCCGGCGTCGCCCCGACGGACGTTCGGGCCGCCGCGGTGGGCAGCATCGGCCCCCTCGACCTGGCGGAGGGCGTCGCCGAGGGGCCCGCGAACATCCCCGTCGGCACCGTTCCGCTGGTCGGCCCGCTCTCGAATCTCGTGGGTTCCGAGCGCGTCTCCCTGTACAACGACGCCGTGGCGGGCGTCATCGGGGAACGCTTCTACGCCGACCGGAACCCCGACGACATGGCGTACGTCACCATCTCCTCGGGCATCGGCGCGGGCGTCGCCGTCGACGGGAACGTGCTCGCGGGGTGGGACGGCAACGCCGCCGAGATCGGGCACATGATCGTCGACCCACAGGGCCGACAGACGTGTGGGTGTGGCCGCGACGGTCACTGGGAAGCGTACTGCTCTGGCGAGAACATCCCCGAGTACGCCCGGTCGCTCGCCGAGGAATCCGGCGGCGTCGAGACCACCCTCCCGCTCGAGGACTCCGAATTCTCCGCGAAACACGTCTTCGAGAGCGCTGACGACGACGAGTTCGCGGCCCGGGTCGTCGACCGCGTCGGATTCTGGAACGCCGTCGGCGTGACCAACATCGTACAGGCGTACGCGCCACTCGTGGTCTCCGTGGGCGGCGCCGTCGCGCTGAACAACCCCGACCGCGTGCTCGCCCCCATCCGGGAACACCTCGAGACGGACGTGTTCAACAACGTTCCGGAGGTCCGACTCACCGAACTCGGGGACGACGTGGTGCTGCGCGGCGCGCTCGCGGCGGCGCTCACGGGCGGCACGGGTGACGGGTCTCACCGGGCGTAG
- a CDS encoding DUF7532 family protein translates to MLFDQRTRAALREAGLSQDDLREVEQAASDRAAEDAERVESFFDGLDVVYSDMDLTHSRDDHPEHDLEYVDLFTHSEDVRGFIRFASWGVYVEGARVLETTDGESAGEVRVVELTLGPTVNDRVRFARERSALE, encoded by the coding sequence ATGCTCTTCGACCAGCGCACCCGGGCCGCGCTCCGGGAAGCGGGCCTCTCGCAGGACGACCTCCGCGAGGTCGAACAGGCGGCCAGCGACCGAGCGGCCGAGGATGCCGAGCGCGTCGAATCGTTCTTCGACGGCCTCGACGTCGTCTACTCGGACATGGACCTCACGCACTCCCGGGACGACCACCCCGAGCACGACCTCGAGTACGTCGACCTGTTCACGCACAGCGAGGACGTCCGCGGATTCATCCGGTTCGCGTCGTGGGGGGTGTACGTCGAGGGGGCGCGCGTGTTGGAAACGACGGACGGCGAAAGCGCGGGCGAGGTTCGCGTCGTGGAACTCACGCTCGGCCCGACCGTAAACGACCGCGTTCGCTTCGCCCGCGAGCGGTCCGCGCTCGAATGA
- a CDS encoding LURP-one-related/scramblase family protein — MADSGTYDISTLQLDDDRYEVTQSLVRNKYAARDSAGDVVLRGKQKMLKMKEQFPFETGDGDPAFTVKAGGILDVAGNYAIVDEGTGDEVVVLDKKFTLLRTRWRIRDPDTGDILATIKSKSKLYSLLKHFVDVLPPKYKIVDPDGDHVGRISGQFSLRDKYTVEIDDASDVPKEAVVAAAMVIDAIEGN, encoded by the coding sequence ATGGCAGACAGCGGCACCTACGACATCTCCACGCTGCAACTGGACGACGACCGCTACGAGGTCACGCAGTCCCTCGTGCGGAACAAGTACGCCGCCCGCGACAGCGCCGGCGACGTCGTCCTCCGCGGGAAGCAGAAGATGCTGAAGATGAAAGAGCAGTTCCCGTTCGAGACCGGGGATGGCGACCCCGCGTTCACCGTGAAGGCCGGCGGCATTCTGGACGTTGCGGGGAACTACGCCATCGTCGACGAGGGGACGGGCGATGAGGTCGTCGTCCTCGACAAGAAGTTCACGCTGCTGCGCACGCGTTGGCGCATCCGAGACCCCGACACCGGGGACATCCTCGCTACCATCAAGTCCAAGAGCAAGCTCTACTCGCTACTCAAACACTTCGTAGACGTGCTCCCGCCGAAGTACAAGATCGTCGACCCGGACGGCGACCACGTCGGCCGCATCAGCGGCCAGTTCTCCCTCCGCGACAAGTACACCGTCGAAATCGACGACGCCAGCGATGTGCCCAAGGAGGCCGTCGTGGCTGCGGCGATGGTGATAGACGCTATCGAAGGAAACTAG
- the uvrA gene encoding excinuclease ABC subunit UvrA produces MSEDFIEVRGAEEHNLEDLDVQIPRESFNVVTGLSGSGKSSLAFQTIYAEGQRRYIESLSAYARNFLGQMDKPQVEAVEGLSPAISIDQKNAANNPRSTVGTVTELHDYLRLLYARVGTPHCPECGREVGEQSAQQMVRRILELPEGTKAKIAAPVVRDQKGAFEDRFDELVSEGYSRVEVDGEEYDLAYDRPDLDENYDHTVDVVVDRVSVSEDARSRITDSVETALEEADGVLKVVIPDPDEGIELGGSTARSTGDLAGGAGDADGDGAENDRLVVEFSEALACTHCGIDISEIETRSFSFNSPHGACPECEGLGNTKEVSEDLVVQDPSKPLRDVFEPWSYDRSYYRTRLDAVAEHFDVSLSTPFEDIEEDVQQKFLYGTSEQVVFKRSTKNGIRRKKKRFEGVIPNLERRHVETDSESTREHIEKYMSVTTCPACDGTRLKPSSRAVLVDGTSITEVNRASIGDALEHFEAMEEGMDERDTKIAEEILKEIRSRLGFMQEVGLEYLTLDREASTLSGGESQRIRLATQIGAGLVGVLYVLDEPSIGLHQRDNDRLLNTLEELRDLGNTLVVVEHDEETMRRADNVVDMGPGPGRHGGEVVANGSVEDLMEAEESVTGDYLAGRKEIPVPEERREWDAALTIEGARQHNLRDLDVEIPVGAFTAITGVSGSGKSTLMHDILYKGLAREMNDNTSVDPGDHDAIEGVENVEKVRLIDQSPIGRTPRSNPATYTNVFDYIREKFAQTKLAKQRGYEKGRFSFNVKGGRCEACGGQGTQKIEMNFLSDVHVPCEECGGDRYNDETLQVEYKGATIADVLQMSVEEAHDFFEADSRLGRRLKLLMDVGLDYMRLGQPSTTLSGGEAQRVKLAEELGKKDSGDTLYLLDEPTTGLHSADERKLIEVLQRLTDRGNSVVVIEHELDLVKNADHIVDLGPEGGEHGGDVVAMGTPEEVAGNDDSHTGRYLRDKLPGVDMEGPRSDRKKPAKDDEKAALAQDD; encoded by the coding sequence ATGAGTGAGGACTTCATCGAGGTCCGAGGGGCGGAAGAGCACAACCTCGAGGACCTCGACGTACAGATTCCACGCGAGTCGTTCAACGTGGTGACCGGCCTCTCCGGGTCGGGGAAATCGTCGCTCGCCTTCCAGACCATCTACGCGGAGGGCCAGCGCCGGTACATCGAGAGCCTGTCGGCGTACGCCCGGAACTTCCTCGGGCAGATGGACAAACCCCAGGTCGAGGCCGTCGAGGGGCTGTCTCCGGCAATCAGCATCGACCAGAAGAACGCCGCGAACAACCCGCGGTCGACCGTCGGCACCGTCACCGAACTCCACGACTACCTGCGACTGCTGTACGCCCGCGTCGGCACGCCACACTGCCCGGAGTGCGGCCGGGAGGTCGGCGAGCAGTCCGCCCAGCAGATGGTGCGGCGCATTCTCGAACTCCCCGAGGGAACGAAGGCGAAGATCGCCGCGCCGGTCGTACGCGACCAGAAAGGCGCCTTCGAGGACCGCTTCGACGAACTCGTCTCGGAGGGGTACTCCCGGGTCGAGGTCGACGGCGAGGAGTACGACCTCGCGTACGACCGCCCCGACTTGGACGAGAACTACGACCACACCGTGGACGTGGTCGTGGACCGCGTGTCTGTCAGCGAGGACGCGCGCTCCCGCATCACGGATTCGGTCGAGACCGCACTCGAGGAGGCCGACGGCGTGCTGAAGGTCGTTATCCCGGACCCCGACGAAGGAATCGAACTGGGCGGTTCGACGGCGCGCTCCACCGGCGACCTGGCAGGCGGCGCTGGTGATGCAGACGGCGACGGAGCGGAGAACGACCGCCTCGTCGTGGAGTTCTCGGAGGCGCTGGCGTGCACGCACTGCGGCATCGACATCAGCGAGATAGAGACCCGCTCGTTCTCGTTCAACAGCCCCCACGGCGCGTGCCCGGAGTGTGAGGGCCTCGGGAACACGAAGGAAGTCAGCGAGGACCTCGTCGTGCAGGACCCCTCGAAGCCGCTGCGGGACGTCTTCGAACCGTGGAGCTACGACCGGTCGTACTACCGCACGCGCCTCGACGCGGTCGCCGAGCACTTCGACGTCTCGCTGTCGACGCCGTTCGAGGACATAGAAGAGGACGTCCAGCAGAAATTCCTCTACGGCACGAGCGAGCAGGTGGTGTTCAAGCGCTCCACGAAGAACGGCATCCGGCGCAAGAAAAAGCGCTTCGAGGGCGTGATTCCGAACCTCGAGCGGCGCCACGTCGAGACGGACTCGGAGTCGACGCGCGAGCACATCGAGAAGTACATGAGCGTCACGACGTGCCCGGCGTGCGACGGCACGCGCCTGAAACCGTCCTCGCGCGCGGTGCTCGTGGACGGCACGTCCATCACCGAGGTCAATCGCGCGAGCATCGGTGACGCGCTCGAGCACTTCGAGGCGATGGAGGAAGGGATGGACGAGCGCGACACGAAGATCGCCGAGGAGATACTCAAGGAGATCCGCTCGCGCCTCGGGTTCATGCAGGAGGTCGGCCTCGAGTACCTCACGCTCGACCGCGAGGCGTCGACGCTCTCGGGCGGTGAGAGCCAGCGCATCCGCCTCGCGACCCAGATCGGGGCTGGCCTCGTCGGCGTGCTGTACGTCCTCGACGAGCCCTCCATCGGCCTCCACCAGCGCGACAACGACCGCCTGCTGAACACCCTGGAGGAACTCCGCGACCTCGGGAACACGCTCGTCGTCGTGGAGCACGACGAGGAGACGATGCGGCGCGCGGACAACGTCGTGGACATGGGACCGGGACCGGGTCGCCACGGCGGTGAGGTCGTCGCTAACGGCTCCGTCGAGGACCTGATGGAGGCCGAGGAGTCGGTCACCGGCGACTACCTCGCGGGCCGCAAGGAGATTCCCGTCCCCGAGGAGCGCCGCGAGTGGGACGCCGCGCTCACCATCGAGGGGGCGCGCCAGCACAACCTCCGCGACCTCGACGTCGAGATTCCGGTGGGCGCGTTCACCGCCATCACGGGGGTTTCGGGCTCCGGGAAGTCGACGCTGATGCACGACATCCTCTACAAAGGGCTCGCCCGCGAGATGAACGACAACACCTCGGTCGACCCGGGCGACCACGACGCTATCGAGGGCGTCGAGAACGTCGAGAAGGTGCGCCTCATCGACCAGTCGCCCATCGGTCGCACGCCGCGCTCCAACCCGGCGACGTACACGAACGTCTTCGACTACATCCGCGAGAAGTTCGCCCAGACCAAACTCGCGAAACAGCGCGGGTACGAGAAGGGGCGGTTCTCGTTCAACGTCAAGGGCGGGCGGTGTGAGGCCTGCGGCGGCCAGGGCACTCAGAAGATCGAGATGAACTTCCTCTCGGACGTCCACGTCCCGTGCGAGGAGTGTGGCGGCGACCGGTACAACGACGAGACGCTGCAGGTCGAGTACAAGGGCGCGACCATCGCGGACGTCCTCCAGATGAGCGTGGAGGAGGCCCACGACTTCTTCGAGGCGGACTCCCGGCTCGGCCGTCGCCTGAAACTCCTGATGGACGTCGGCCTCGACTACATGCGCCTCGGCCAGCCTTCGACGACGCTCTCCGGTGGTGAGGCCCAGCGCGTGAAACTCGCAGAGGAACTCGGGAAGAAGGACTCGGGCGACACCCTCTACCTGCTCGACGAACCCACCACGGGTCTTCACTCCGCGGACGAGCGGAAACTCATCGAGGTGCTCCAGCGCCTCACCGACCGCGGGAACAGCGTCGTGGTCATCGAGCACGAACTCGACCTCGTGAAGAACGCCGACCACATCGTCGACCTCGGCCCGGAGGGCGGCGAACACGGCGGCGACGTCGTCGCGATGGGGACTCCCGAGGAGGTGGCGGGGAACGACGACAGCCACACCGGGCGCTACCTCCGAGACAAACTCCCCGGAGTCGACATGGAGGGGCCGCGCTCGGACCGCAAGAAACCCGCGAAGGACGACGAGAAGGCCGCGCTCGCACAGGACGACTGA